One part of the Lotus japonicus ecotype B-129 chromosome 2, LjGifu_v1.2 genome encodes these proteins:
- the LOC130737476 gene encoding isoliquiritigenin 2'-O-methyltransferase-like — MSSNFKQNELPTEAANVNDAYPIALSLCFSRIFSAILNAAVDLNLFDIIAKAQNSSGSSLSASEIASQLPFQHSELVTRLERMLPVLASFSLLTCSIRTTEDGSRERVYALSPVGDYFAIENIGGSLGPLSTLVHRGYCDIWNDVKDAIVDPNNNNHFINVYGLEPFQYMEKNKELNHLFNKGAALSGLLEMKEILKIYKGFVGVSTLVDVGGGVGQVLEQVISQYPSMKGINFDLPQVIQHASPHPGIEHVSGDMFESVPNGDAILLKRVCHNWPDEDCVKVLKICHKALPEHGKVIIVDTIYPEVPNSSITSQCVSVVDNLMFLVHGAKERTENEFRSLCSSSGFSKFHVASSTGSSSVIGVMEFYK; from the exons ATGAGTTCCAATTTCAAACAAAATGAACTTCCCACAGAGGCAGCAAATGTCAATGATGCCTACCCCATTGCTCTGTCACTATGTTTCAGTCGAATCTTTTCTGCAATTTTGAATGCTGCTGTCGATCTCAATTTGTTTGATATCATTGCAAAGGCACAAAATTCTAGTGGTTCAAGCTTGTCTGCTTCTGAAATTGCTTCACAGCTTCCATTTCAACATTCAGAATTGGTTACTAGGCTTGAAAGGATGCTACCAGTGTTGGCTAGTTTTTCTCTGTTAACTTGCTCCATTCGTACCACTGAAGATGGTAGTAGAGAAAGAGTTTATGCTCTCTCACCAGTTGGTGATTACTTTGCAATTGAGAACATTGGAGGCTCTCTTGGTCCCCTCTCAACCTTAGTGCATCGAGGATATTGTGATATTTG GAATGATGTGAAGGATGCAATTGTAGATCCTAATAACAATAACCACTTCATAAATGTTTACGGATTAGAGCCTTTTCAATATATGGAGAAAAATAAAGAGTTGAACCACTTATTTAACAAAGGAGCGGCCCTTTCTGGCCTATTAGAAATGAAAGAGATCCTTAAAATATATAAAGGATTTGTGGGAGTATCGACATTGGTTGATGTGGGTGGTGGAGTAGGTCAGGTCTTAGAACAAGTTATCTCTCAATATCCTTCAATGAAAGGAATTAACTTTGATTTGCCTCAAGTGATTCAACATGCATCACCTCATCCAG GGATAGAACATGTATCGGGAGATATGTTTGAAAGTGTTCCAAATGGTGATGCCATTTTACTTAAG CGTGTATGTCATAATTGGCCAGATGAAGATTGTGTGAAGGTTTTGAAAATTTGCCATAAAGCTTTGCCTGAGCATGGAAAGGTGATTATTGTGGACACTATATATCCAGAAGTTCCAAACTCCAGCATTACATCTCAATGTGTCAGTGTTGTTGACAATCTCATGTTTTTAGTACATGGCGCAAAGGAAAGAACTGAGAATGAATTCCGAAGCCTGTGCTCTAGCTCTGGATTTTCCAAATTTCATGTTGCGTCTAGTACTGGTTCCTCATCTGTAATAGGAGTGAtggaattttataaataa